The Festucalex cinctus isolate MCC-2025b chromosome 10, RoL_Fcin_1.0, whole genome shotgun sequence region GGCGCGTTCCTCACCTCTTGCAGCAGGTCGCCCTGCTCGATCGCCTTGAGCACGTTCTTCTTGGACGTCTCCTGGGCCTCGCCGCCCAGCAGGAACTCGTCCAGGATGAAGTAGGCCTTCTCAAAGTTGAAGATGATGTCCAGCTCGCACacctttcatgtttttttgggggggggaaacggaAACAAAAGCGTTACCCGGTGATTAAGGACGAACGCGGTCACTTGCGATAACCCGCCAGCCGTCCCACTCACGCTGCCAAAGTATTTGTCCAGCAGCTCCACGTATCTGTGGATGATCTCCAGCGTGATCAGCTCGTTGTCCTGCTCCTCGATGGCGCAGCAGAAGTACAAGCTGGCGTATCTGCCGAGAGACGACGCGCACGGTCGGCATGGACGTCCAAACTTCCCCCCCCGACCACACAAAAGGAACAActtcatcaaaaacaacaaaacttaccTCATATTGCCAAGAACTTTTCCAAAGGTCTTGGAGCCACGAGTGACATCATAATTAACACAATCAGGTGACTATGCAGTGTAACAGGTGGGAATTAATCTGTATGCAACTCATTCAAATATTTGTGACCTATTTACACTCCTTTTTGTCTAAACCAGTACTTcttaattattttctgtcatgccccccgcgactataaatagtataatttgtctacaaaattgttataagcaaaaCCTCTGCAAAACCCTGTACCCGTATTGACGTAtacgagaataaaaaaaaagaaataaatatggaccaacttacaacaaagaataactttattaactgttaacagaaaagatttaaagtgaaatctgaaattcaaaaataaaattaaatccttaattaaaccataaacgtttttttgaatgaccatgtcaaaccatatgatatgggaaaaataaaattaccaaaaaatccataaataataatgaattcaaACTGATcgccaacattaactcaggagcacaatattaaaaaaaaaactttaacctgcaaaacaaaaatatataaaataatttgtgctgatttattttttatttttttgctgtgtgcaaagcgcgcatgctcagtgcaaataAAACCccttacaccaccgagcgaatgctccctgccataatgggagcgccactgccccctaatgtagtggaggtgcaattgcactttattctaggacagtaaaaataaaataaaaaaataaaaaaaataaaataaaaaaacatgttccctgaggtcaaacacgccccccttgatggagccccgcgcccccctgggggggaggcagccccactatttgagaagcactggtctaAACAAACATTAACACTTGTTGGCATTGAAACAATCAAACACTCTGCTAACATTTTTTGAAGAGGAGTACGCTTGGATGAGTTTAGAGTGAACGTAAAAGCCCATCAAACGCcttcgtcttcatcatcatcgccGCCAAGAGGGGCAAGCAAAAACGCTCACGCTCCATTTTGTCCTCTCGCAATCAAGTCAAATTCACGACGCCGACGCGGCACTTTTTGCCTTATGAGAGGACCGGCAGGTGATCCGTTGGCCTGCGCGTCCTGAAGTTAAGCCTCTTCCTGCCGCCCAGCAGGGGACTCCACTCCTTTATCCGGGATAATCCCTCACGCGCTCTTAAAAACATGTGACCGCTGGCTAATAAAAACAGGAAGCCGAGACGGATATTACACCTTGCTTAATAAAACAGACGCAGGGCAACAGTCAAGGGAAATCTCGTTCACTCATTACGCATCTTTTTTAGCAACAATTTCACATCTTTTACACTAAACCAGCTCCAACAAAGAATGGTCGCACAAAGTCGGCCGGACAATgctctagggatgtaatgatatcaaaCTTCACGAtaggatattatcacgatacgaaggtcacgatacgataattatcacgatattgtgggggccttggcgatatttaaaaaaagatcacaatattgtaaaaaaagagagctaatgcaagcacacattgatcgcttcacaagcaaattcggttccccttcatctgacaattagcatagattttaaacatagaaggccaaaacatccctaatgaaaattaaattgcactaataaactagccactagagggtgctagaactgcacaaatggaaatcaacttgacttttttttttaacagatgtgttccttttaaatattgtgaacatgacgacgacgatattgtggcagttttaatatcgcgatatcacgatattgcccttatcgtgacatccctacaatGCTCCGCCTTTGGAGGTTATTATTACCAAAGGCCCACTTTTTACAGTAGAAACATTTTGTGACCATTTACCCACGTCGATGTTCTGTTCAGTCACGTGGGTCTACTGCCGAATTTTCTAGCTTTTGGAGATAGTACCTGAAGCCCATTTAAAactgcctttttttctttttttttttacaaagagtAATCTTGAGCTTTTGCTCTCTTTTGTTGAGAT contains the following coding sequences:
- the LOC144027230 gene encoding AP-1 complex subunit sigma-2 isoform X3 is translated as MQFMLLFSRQGKLRLQKWYVPLSDKEKKKITRELVQTILARKAKMCSFLEWRDLKIVYKRYASLYFCCAIEEQDNELITLEIIHRYVELLDKYFGSVCELDIIFNFEKAYFILDEFLLGGEAQETSKKNVLKAIEQGDLLQENIDSQTRMFAAPS
- the LOC144027230 gene encoding AP-1 complex subunit sigma-2 isoform X4, which translates into the protein MQFMLLFSRQGKLRLQKWYVPLSDKEKKKITRELVQTILARKAKMCSFLEWRDLKIVYKRYASLYFCCAIEEQDNELITLEIIHRYVELLDKYFGSVCELDIIFNFEKAYFILDEFLLGGEAQETSKKNVLKAIEQGDLLQEPRHEYFNVPVY
- the LOC144027230 gene encoding AP-1 complex subunit sigma-2 isoform X2; this encodes MQFMLLFSRQGKLRLQKWYVPLSDKEKKKITRELVQTILARKAKMCSFLEWRDLKIVYKRYASLYFCCAIEEQDNELITLEIIHRYVELLDKYFGSVCELDIIFNFEKAYFILDEFLLGGEAQETSKKNVLKAIEQGDLLQEDGETPRSVLEEIGLT